From Erwinia sp. HDF1-3R, one genomic window encodes:
- a CDS encoding ABC transporter ATP-binding protein yields MPTENSSLIVADRLHIASASGATLVNNISFTLGRERVALVGESGSGKSLTARSLMGLLSPSLRLNAQTLNVVGEDALTLSERQWAPLRGGQLAMVMQDPKYALNPMRTIGWQVAEPLKLHARLSRAEIKEKVCEMLDAVGLPQPRQLMSRYPHQLSGGMGQRVMLAIALIADPQLLIADEPTSALDHAMRDQVLALIRRMVEQRNMGLLLISHDLQQVAEHCERVMVMYQGEILDRLPAADLPRATHPYTRTLWSCRPSLATKGQLLPVLDRAALEAHREHH; encoded by the coding sequence ATGCCAACTGAAAACTCTTCTCTGATCGTGGCGGACCGCCTGCACATTGCCAGCGCCAGCGGTGCCACGCTGGTCAACAATATCAGCTTCACGCTGGGCCGCGAACGCGTGGCGCTGGTGGGCGAATCCGGCTCCGGGAAATCGTTAACCGCGCGCAGCCTGATGGGGCTGCTTTCCCCCTCGCTGCGGCTGAATGCGCAGACGCTCAACGTGGTGGGTGAAGATGCCCTGACGCTAAGCGAACGCCAGTGGGCACCGCTGCGTGGTGGCCAGCTGGCTATGGTGATGCAGGACCCAAAATATGCGCTTAATCCAATGCGCACCATCGGCTGGCAGGTGGCGGAGCCGCTAAAGCTCCACGCGAGGCTCAGCCGGGCGGAGATAAAAGAGAAGGTCTGCGAGATGCTCGACGCGGTCGGCCTGCCTCAGCCGCGCCAGCTCATGAGCCGCTATCCCCACCAGCTGTCAGGCGGAATGGGTCAGCGGGTGATGCTGGCCATTGCGCTGATAGCCGATCCCCAGCTGCTGATCGCGGATGAACCGACCTCGGCGCTGGATCACGCCATGCGCGACCAGGTGCTGGCGCTGATCCGCCGGATGGTGGAACAGCGAAATATGGGGCTGCTGCTGATCAGTCACGATCTTCAGCAGGTTGCCGAACACTGCGAACGGGTGATGGTGATGTATCAGGGTGAAATTCTTGACCGGCTACCCGCGGCCGATCTGCCGCGCGCGACCCATCCCTATACCCGCACGCTCTGGTCATGCCGCCCCAGCCTGGCAACCAAAGGACAACTGCTGCCGGTGCTTGACCGCGCGGCACTGGAGGCACACCGTGAACATCATTGA
- a CDS encoding DUF305 domain-containing protein has translation MNIVKTAVISTLLLSAAAMADDTMSMPDRQAQGTAAQHSYQSGMDKMHHSMQKGMTSHDPDVAFANGMTAHHQGAIDMAKTELKYGKDPEMRRLAEAIINAQQPEIDQMQAWLKKQKK, from the coding sequence ATGAATATTGTAAAAACCGCAGTGATATCCACGCTTCTGCTGTCCGCTGCCGCCATGGCGGATGACACGATGTCTATGCCTGACCGCCAGGCTCAGGGAACGGCTGCTCAGCACAGCTATCAGAGCGGGATGGATAAAATGCATCACAGCATGCAAAAAGGCATGACCTCGCACGATCCGGACGTCGCCTTCGCTAACGGTATGACGGCCCATCATCAGGGCGCCATTGATATGGCGAAGACCGAGCTGAAATACGGCAAAGATCCTGAAATGCGCAGGCTGGCAGAGGCGATTATTAACGCGCAGCAGCCAGAAATTGACCAGATGCAGGCGTGGCTGAAAAAGCAGAAAAAATAG
- a CDS encoding CPBP family intramembrane glutamic endopeptidase, with translation MNNPDERITRTLLCAGVCLVWYTLTLVVSVLPDLTALRQNGMLVPVLCGLEFAVLVPLYFWTSRRYPLIPQSKLNLRQLLIFIALLLMLILSQSFYLSHESWTGSQLGDGHRRVVIFALAVVLLAPVFEEMVFRGFLLQGLLLWAPQQRLVCALIASLIFAACHMQYTHPQTLIALTALSLLLCYARLVSNGLKLPILLHMLNNLIGVSPWLWIAATR, from the coding sequence ATGAACAATCCTGATGAGAGAATAACCCGCACGCTGCTTTGCGCAGGCGTATGTCTGGTGTGGTACACCCTTACCCTGGTGGTAAGCGTACTGCCCGACCTCACCGCCCTGCGCCAAAACGGGATGCTGGTGCCGGTACTCTGTGGGCTGGAGTTTGCCGTGCTGGTGCCGCTCTATTTTTGGACTTCACGCCGCTACCCCCTCATTCCGCAGAGCAAGCTCAACCTTCGCCAGCTTCTTATCTTCATCGCGCTACTGCTGATGCTTATTCTTTCGCAGTCGTTTTACCTGTCTCACGAAAGCTGGACCGGTAGCCAGCTTGGCGACGGGCATCGCCGGGTGGTGATTTTTGCGCTGGCGGTCGTCCTGCTGGCCCCGGTTTTTGAAGAGATGGTGTTTCGCGGCTTTCTGCTTCAGGGGCTGCTGCTATGGGCACCACAGCAGCGGCTGGTCTGCGCCCTGATCGCCTCGTTAATCTTTGCCGCTTGCCATATGCAGTACACCCATCCCCAGACGCTTATTGCCCTGACCGCGCTTTCACTGCTGCTTTGCTACGCCCGCCTCGTTTCAAATGGACTTAAGCTGCCCATCCTGCTCCATATGCTGAACAATCTGATTGGCGTCTCTCCCTGGCTGTGGATTGCCGCTACCCGCTAA
- a CDS encoding ABC transporter permease has product MADAAVTRASARVFWLRGGRLLTGIASLAVTLLGLLAFTFMLSHLSPVDPVLQIAGDHASESTYAQVRRDLGLDQPVLMQFWHYLTHLVHGDLGISRLTSQPVAADLLRTFPATLELATCAMILGATLGIMLALLAAWKPGSLLDNLARLVSLLGYSVPVFWLGLLGLLLFYAVLHWSAGPGQLDDVWIYTLEPKTGLVLIDSWLSGDPEMFRNAIAHLWLPVVVLALLAMAGITRLLRAALLEESSKEYVTLARAKGASRGRILLLHVFPNVRGTLITVLALSYATLLEGSVLTETVFAWPGVGRYMTNALFASDTPAILGSTLLIGGCFITLNALADALTYLTDPRTR; this is encoded by the coding sequence ATGGCAGACGCTGCGGTGACCCGCGCATCTGCGCGGGTGTTTTGGCTCCGGGGCGGACGGCTACTGACCGGTATCGCCTCGCTGGCGGTGACGCTGCTTGGCCTGCTGGCCTTTACCTTTATGCTGTCGCACCTGTCACCGGTCGACCCGGTGCTGCAAATTGCGGGCGACCACGCCAGCGAATCGACCTATGCCCAGGTGCGGCGCGATCTGGGCCTGGACCAGCCGGTGCTAATGCAGTTCTGGCACTACCTGACGCATCTGGTGCACGGCGACCTGGGGATTTCCCGCCTCACCAGCCAGCCCGTGGCAGCCGATCTGCTGCGCACCTTTCCCGCCACCCTCGAGCTGGCGACCTGTGCGATGATCCTCGGTGCGACACTGGGGATTATGCTGGCGCTGCTGGCAGCGTGGAAGCCGGGTAGCCTGCTGGATAACCTGGCGCGACTGGTTTCACTCCTGGGCTACTCGGTGCCGGTGTTCTGGCTCGGTCTGCTCGGGCTGCTGCTGTTCTATGCAGTCCTTCACTGGTCCGCCGGGCCGGGGCAGCTGGATGACGTCTGGATTTATACGCTGGAGCCTAAAACCGGCCTGGTGCTGATTGATAGCTGGCTTTCAGGCGACCCGGAGATGTTCCGCAATGCCATCGCCCATCTCTGGCTACCGGTGGTGGTGCTGGCGCTGCTGGCAATGGCGGGCATAACCCGACTACTGCGCGCGGCGCTGCTGGAAGAGAGCAGTAAAGAGTACGTCACTCTCGCACGCGCCAAAGGTGCCAGCCGGGGTCGTATCCTGCTGCTGCACGTTTTTCCTAACGTCCGCGGTACGCTGATAACCGTGCTGGCGCTCTCCTACGCCACGCTGCTGGAAGGCTCGGTCCTGACGGAAACGGTGTTTGCCTGGCCGGGCGTGGGGCGCTATATGACTAACGCGCTATTTGCCTCCGATACGCCAGCGATCCTGGGTTCAACGCTGCTGATTGGCGGCTGCTTTATCACGCTGAATGCCCTGGCGGACGCGCTGACTTATCTTACCGATCCGAGAACCCGATGA
- a CDS encoding ABC transporter substrate-binding protein — protein sequence MRKILTLTAAVTLGLAQLAHAATPADTLVVAIPLDGIISFDPAESFETVSTSSLINVYQGLVATDRTDPRRLDPALASAWQPGTTDRSLLFTLRPDATFASGNPVTAQDVVYSLSRGVKLNKTPAFILGEFGWTPENIDGQLIAQGDHQIEIRWTSAIGRDLALRLLSAPVASVVDSKLAQQHASNGDFGNGWLRNHSAGSAAYAIRNFVPQQALVLEENPHAVPLPKLKRVILKGVSDPGSRRLLLQQGDADVAYELGADQFDALKKVSGVKVASFPSSLIYYLGFNTQNKQQSALGNPALWQAARWLVDYDGISKDLLKGQFQVHQTFLPEGFDGALTSQPFHYDLNKAKAILQQGGIRPGTRFSLTIVNQPPYTDIAQALQASFAKADIQIDIQPVAEAELWAKMRGRDFQSIFIYWGADYVDPNTNASTFAYNVPNGPKTLAWRLGWTIPKLSEQTRAAAAESNVKTRNALYQQLQTEIQQNSPYVVTLQGQKLVGLRSNIQGAQQGIGTSMLYYDRVSKN from the coding sequence ATGCGAAAAATTCTTACGCTTACCGCAGCGGTCACGCTGGGCTTAGCCCAGCTGGCTCATGCCGCTACGCCAGCCGATACGCTGGTGGTTGCCATACCGCTGGACGGCATTATCAGCTTCGACCCCGCTGAAAGTTTTGAAACGGTGAGCACCAGCAGCCTGATTAACGTTTATCAGGGACTGGTCGCCACCGATCGCACCGATCCGCGCAGGCTGGATCCCGCACTCGCCAGCGCCTGGCAGCCGGGCACAACCGATCGCAGCCTGCTCTTCACCCTGCGCCCTGACGCCACGTTCGCCAGCGGAAATCCCGTTACCGCGCAGGATGTGGTGTATTCGCTGAGCCGGGGCGTAAAGCTCAACAAGACGCCGGCGTTTATTCTCGGTGAATTTGGCTGGACGCCGGAAAATATCGACGGCCAGCTGATCGCACAGGGTGACCATCAGATAGAGATCCGCTGGACCTCGGCGATTGGCCGCGATCTGGCGCTGCGGCTGCTCAGCGCGCCGGTGGCCTCGGTGGTGGACAGCAAGCTGGCGCAGCAGCATGCCAGCAACGGTGATTTTGGCAACGGCTGGCTGCGCAACCATTCGGCGGGCAGCGCGGCCTACGCCATTCGCAACTTTGTCCCTCAGCAGGCGCTGGTGCTGGAGGAGAACCCTCACGCGGTGCCGCTGCCGAAGCTGAAGCGGGTCATTCTTAAGGGGGTGTCCGATCCCGGCTCCCGCCGCCTGCTGTTGCAGCAGGGGGATGCCGATGTCGCCTATGAGCTGGGTGCCGATCAGTTTGATGCGCTCAAAAAGGTGTCCGGGGTGAAAGTTGCCAGCTTTCCGTCCAGCCTGATTTATTATCTGGGCTTCAACACGCAGAACAAACAGCAGAGTGCGCTGGGTAACCCGGCGCTGTGGCAGGCCGCCCGCTGGCTGGTTGATTACGATGGGATTTCAAAGGATCTGCTGAAGGGCCAGTTTCAGGTGCATCAGACATTTTTGCCTGAGGGTTTCGACGGGGCCCTTACCAGTCAGCCTTTCCACTACGATCTGAACAAGGCAAAAGCGATTTTGCAGCAGGGAGGGATCAGGCCCGGCACGCGCTTCTCACTGACCATCGTAAACCAGCCACCCTACACCGATATCGCACAGGCTCTCCAGGCCAGCTTTGCCAAAGCCGATATCCAAATTGATATCCAGCCGGTGGCGGAAGCGGAGCTGTGGGCAAAAATGCGCGGACGTGACTTTCAGTCGATCTTTATTTATTGGGGGGCGGACTATGTTGACCCCAATACCAACGCCAGCACCTTTGCTTACAACGTGCCGAATGGCCCGAAAACCCTGGCATGGCGGCTGGGCTGGACCATTCCAAAGCTCAGTGAGCAGACGCGTGCCGCGGCGGCTGAGAGCAATGTGAAAACCCGCAATGCACTCTATCAGCAGCTACAGACGGAGATTCAGCAAAACTCTCCCTACGTCGTCACGCTACAGGGGCAAAAGCTGGTGGGCCTGCGCAGTAATATTCAGGGGGCGCAGCAGGGGATCGGCACCAGCATGCTCTACTACGATCGGGTGAGTAAAAATTGA
- a CDS encoding ABC transporter substrate-binding protein, with translation MKIAVPSILAVALAASFNASAATPPDTLVIAQSIDDASSFDPAEGFELTSVQAFTNLYQRLIQSNPENPTELRPTLASAWQPGSDNRSLTFTLRAGAKFASGNPVRPEDVIFSLSRVVKLNLDPSFILTQLGWNKENIDAQLKKVDDQHVQVSWTANVSPTYVLSLLAAPVASVIDEKTAMANAQKGDFGNKWLAMHSAGSGPFQIRKYIPHEVLLLSANASSPGGAPKLKNVLIKNVPEPAARRLLLEQGDADIARNLGADQMAALKNKPGVKPLAIPMASLYYMQFNTEANPVLKNPALWEASRYLFDYHGIADQLLKGQFQVHQAFLPEGFLGALNDNPYTYDPDKAKAILSKAGLKNVSFKLIVSNQPPYLDIAQALQASFAKGGVKVELIPGISSEVSTTVKAHHYDATLNAWGADYFDPNTNASAFAYNPENGSTTLAWRSNWHIPELNKQTLAATAESDKTKRIALYQNMQREVQKNSPYVIGLQARNLIAVRDNLQGYVQGINPDMVYYGQVSK, from the coding sequence ATGAAGATTGCGGTTCCATCAATTCTCGCCGTGGCGCTGGCCGCCTCATTTAACGCCTCTGCCGCCACGCCACCGGATACGCTGGTTATTGCCCAGTCTATTGATGACGCCAGCAGTTTTGACCCGGCTGAAGGGTTCGAGCTCACGTCGGTGCAGGCTTTTACTAACCTTTATCAGCGTCTGATCCAGTCTAATCCTGAGAACCCGACCGAGCTGAGGCCTACGCTGGCCAGCGCCTGGCAGCCCGGCAGTGACAATCGCAGCCTGACGTTTACCCTGCGCGCGGGGGCAAAATTCGCCTCTGGCAATCCGGTTCGCCCGGAAGATGTGATCTTCTCCCTCAGCCGCGTGGTGAAGCTGAACCTCGATCCCTCCTTTATTCTTACCCAGCTTGGCTGGAACAAAGAGAATATCGACGCGCAGCTGAAAAAAGTGGATGACCAACACGTACAGGTTAGCTGGACGGCAAATGTCAGCCCCACCTATGTGCTCAGCCTGCTCGCCGCGCCGGTCGCCTCGGTTATTGATGAAAAAACCGCCATGGCCAACGCGCAGAAGGGCGATTTCGGCAATAAATGGCTGGCCATGCACTCGGCGGGTAGCGGTCCGTTCCAGATCCGCAAATATATTCCGCACGAGGTGCTACTGCTCTCTGCCAACGCCAGCTCACCGGGCGGCGCGCCAAAGCTGAAAAACGTCCTGATTAAAAACGTGCCTGAGCCAGCAGCCCGCCGCCTGCTGCTTGAGCAGGGCGATGCGGATATTGCCCGCAACCTGGGTGCCGATCAGATGGCCGCGCTGAAGAATAAACCCGGCGTGAAGCCGCTGGCGATCCCTATGGCTTCGCTTTACTACATGCAGTTCAATACCGAAGCCAATCCGGTACTGAAAAATCCGGCGCTGTGGGAAGCCTCGCGCTACCTCTTCGATTATCACGGCATTGCTGACCAGCTGCTGAAAGGTCAGTTCCAGGTGCATCAGGCGTTTCTGCCGGAAGGGTTCCTCGGTGCGCTGAATGACAATCCGTATACCTATGACCCGGACAAAGCCAAAGCCATTCTGAGCAAGGCTGGGCTGAAAAATGTCAGCTTTAAGCTGATCGTCAGCAATCAGCCGCCCTACCTTGATATCGCTCAGGCGCTCCAGGCCAGCTTTGCCAAAGGCGGCGTGAAGGTTGAGCTGATCCCGGGGATCAGCAGCGAAGTCTCCACCACCGTTAAGGCGCATCACTATGACGCCACGCTGAATGCCTGGGGAGCCGATTATTTCGATCCCAATACCAACGCATCGGCTTTTGCCTACAACCCGGAAAACGGCAGCACCACGCTGGCCTGGCGTTCGAACTGGCATATTCCTGAGCTGAACAAGCAGACGCTGGCCGCCACCGCAGAAAGCGACAAGACCAAACGCATCGCGCTTTATCAGAATATGCAGCGTGAAGTGCAGAAGAACTCGCCCTACGTGATTGGCTTGCAGGCGCGCAACCTGATTGCCGTTCGTGACAATCTGCAAGGCTACGTGCAGGGTATCAACCCGGATATGGTCTACTACGGCCAGGTCAGTAAATAA
- a CDS encoding ABC transporter permease: protein MTQNLTELESVPPRGRRRPRVTSLAIGGTLVAVLVLAALLAPLLAPFDPNAQLMTARLLPPSSAHWLGTDGFGRDLLSRVIYGARPTLLLVALILVLTIPVGMLIGICAGYLGGWTERVLMRITDIFLSLPNLVIALALVAMLGPGLMNGALALALTSWPPFARQARAETLALRRSDYLAAARMQGINGLRLMFGHILPLCMPGAVVRAALSLGGIILSAAGLGFLGMGVQPPTAEWGSMVAEGSKVIFDQWWVAAAPGGAILLASLAFNLTGDGLRDRLDTRHAN from the coding sequence ATGACGCAGAACCTGACTGAACTTGAAAGCGTCCCGCCTCGCGGACGCCGACGCCCCCGCGTCACCTCACTGGCCATCGGCGGTACGCTGGTTGCAGTGCTGGTGCTGGCCGCGCTGCTGGCGCCGCTGCTGGCCCCCTTCGACCCCAACGCACAGCTGATGACGGCCCGTCTGCTACCGCCCTCTTCCGCTCACTGGCTGGGAACCGACGGCTTTGGCCGCGATCTGCTCTCCAGAGTGATCTACGGTGCCCGTCCGACGCTACTGCTGGTCGCGCTGATCCTGGTACTGACCATTCCGGTGGGCATGCTGATCGGCATCTGTGCGGGCTATTTAGGCGGCTGGACCGAACGGGTGCTGATGCGCATTACCGATATTTTCCTGTCACTGCCGAATCTGGTTATCGCACTGGCGCTGGTGGCGATGCTGGGTCCGGGACTGATGAACGGCGCACTGGCGCTGGCGTTAACCAGCTGGCCGCCGTTCGCCCGACAGGCGCGCGCGGAAACTTTGGCGCTGCGCCGTAGTGACTATCTGGCCGCCGCCCGCATGCAGGGCATCAACGGCCTGCGCCTGATGTTTGGCCATATTCTGCCGCTCTGTATGCCCGGTGCGGTGGTTCGCGCCGCGCTCAGCCTGGGCGGTATCATTCTCTCCGCCGCCGGACTGGGCTTTTTGGGCATGGGCGTACAGCCGCCGACCGCCGAATGGGGCTCGATGGTGGCCGAGGGCAGCAAAGTGATTTTCGATCAGTGGTGGGTGGCTGCCGCGCCCGGCGGCGCGATCCTTCTCGCCAGCCTCGCCTTTAACCTGACGGGCGACGGCCTGCGTGACCGACTGGATACCCGACATGCCAACTGA
- a CDS encoding I78 family peptidase inhibitor, whose product MNRYGKIAMGIMLAGLAGCQSSGKQGAKDTQVDPEMDRCGASEYQQFVGKPLSSVDALRFDHPVRAIPYNSAVTMDFNLNRLNFMGDAQGNIARAYCG is encoded by the coding sequence ATGAACCGTTATGGAAAAATCGCGATGGGTATCATGCTGGCTGGGCTGGCGGGTTGCCAGTCGTCTGGAAAACAGGGCGCAAAGGATACGCAGGTTGATCCGGAGATGGACCGCTGCGGCGCGTCTGAGTATCAGCAGTTCGTGGGTAAGCCCCTGTCGTCAGTCGACGCGCTCAGGTTTGACCATCCCGTGCGGGCCATCCCCTATAACTCTGCGGTAACGATGGACTTTAACCTCAATCGACTTAACTTTATGGGTGATGCCCAGGGCAATATTGCCCGCGCCTACTGTGGCTAA
- a CDS encoding ATP-binding cassette domain-containing protein gives MIELSDLSVSHRLGYETRTVVHDVSLTVEAGSCFGLVGPSGCGKSSLLWALAGLNPHWQGKMMLAGHQARPGSAFTGQLRQDVQMVFQDPYASLHPRHRLRRTLAEPLKLLKKKDINLRIDAGFRHAGLDPELADRYPHQLSGGQRQRVAIVRALLLEPKILLLDEPTSALDMSVQAEILNLLNRLKQEDKLTMVLVSHDPQVIDHMCDRAVHMDRGYIVP, from the coding sequence ATCATTGAGCTCAGCGACCTGAGCGTTTCTCACCGACTGGGCTATGAAACCCGTACCGTCGTTCACGACGTGTCGCTGACGGTTGAGGCCGGTTCCTGCTTTGGTCTGGTCGGCCCGTCGGGCTGCGGCAAATCCTCGCTGCTGTGGGCGCTGGCCGGATTAAATCCCCACTGGCAGGGAAAGATGATGCTGGCAGGCCATCAGGCCAGGCCGGGGAGCGCGTTTACCGGCCAGCTTCGTCAGGACGTGCAGATGGTCTTTCAGGATCCCTATGCCTCACTGCATCCACGCCATCGCCTGCGGCGCACCCTGGCAGAGCCGCTGAAGCTGCTGAAGAAAAAGGATATCAATCTGCGCATCGACGCCGGTTTTCGCCACGCCGGTCTGGATCCTGAACTGGCCGACCGCTATCCGCACCAGCTTTCGGGCGGCCAGCGCCAGCGCGTGGCTATCGTGCGGGCGCTGCTGCTGGAGCCGAAGATCCTGCTGCTGGACGAGCCCACTTCGGCACTGGATATGTCGGTGCAGGCAGAGATCCTTAACCTGCTGAACCGCCTGAAGCAGGAGGATAAGCTGACCATGGTGCTGGTCAGTCACGATCCGCAGGTGATCGATCATATGTGCGATCGCGCGGTGCATATGGATAGAGGCTACATCGTGCCCTGA